Part of the Natrinema caseinilyticum genome is shown below.
GGATGTGGCGGGATATGGTCCACGAGTTCATGGACGAGGAAATCGGCGTCGAGTACTGCCGCGAGTGCTACGCGAATCGGGAGTACCCACACCGAATCTACGACGGCGTCGTGGAGAACGACTGGATCGGGATCCTCGTTCCGGAGGAATACGGCGGACAGGGCGGCGATATGATCGAACAGGTTATCCTGCTCGAGGCGCTCGGAAAGTACGGATACGACCTCGGCGTTCCGGTCGCGATCTCGTCGTTTTCGTACGGGAACCTGATCGAGTACGGTTCCGAAGACCAGAAAGAGCGACTCGTTCCGAAGTTACTGGACGGCGAGGTGCGGTTCTCGATCGGCGTCTCGGAACCAGATACCGGAAGCGACGCCGCGAGTCTGCAGACGAGAGCCGAACGGGACGGCGACCACTACGTCGTCAACGGCGAGAAAATGTGGCAGTCGGCCGCACACGTCGACGGCAACATCATCAATCTGTACGTGCGGACCGACCCGGACGCGCCGAAACACGAGGGGATCAGCGCGCTCCTCGTGCCGAACGATCTCGACGGGATCGAGATGACCAAACTCGACACGGTCGTCCGGAAGGCGACCGGCACGAACCAGGTCTTCTTCGACGACGTCCGCGTGCCCGCGGACAA
Proteins encoded:
- a CDS encoding acyl-CoA dehydrogenase family protein — its product is MIIDSNPSLRMWRDMVHEFMDEEIGVEYCRECYANREYPHRIYDGVVENDWIGILVPEEYGGQGGDMIEQVILLEALGKYGYDLGVPVAISSFSYGNLIEYGSEDQKERLVPKLLDGEVRFSIGVSEPDTGSDAASLQTRAERDGDHYVVNGEKMWQSAAHVDGNIINLYVRTDPDAPKHEGISALLVPNDLDGIEMTKLDTVVRKATGTNQVFFDDVRVPADNRLGDEGQGWEILTDHFANERTQISAAMVGNAQTVVDTALEYAMDREQFGTSISDFQTIKHRLADMQTEVDAARQLVYTTAERIDDGDRPTRLAAQAKLKASETFQTVAQQGMQIMGGAGFLPENDMERYWREGKISTIGGGTSEIQRSIIASDMMENR